In Silurus meridionalis isolate SWU-2019-XX chromosome 11, ASM1480568v1, whole genome shotgun sequence, the sequence tgtcTGGGTAGTAATGAAGCAGAATCTAATACGGATGTATGTTCTAGTGATAAATGATTCACTAAAtgcctgtgtgttttttttcctgcctctCGTAGTCTCTATTCTAAAATCCAGCCGTGTTTCTGAGCCCATTCATGCAAAGCAAATGTAGTAactgtttataaaaatgtgccGTCCTGCTGATTACGTGCCTCCAACGACGACATGGTTTATCTTTGCCTTAAAAGGAAAGAGAGCAATAAGCAGGCTGTCTGACTCGCCCCGGTATCCCTTTACAGCCCTCGCTGCCGAGCCCTTCTCTCGCTCCTCCCGTTCTCTTTCATTCAGTGAAAATGTGCAAATCTCATGCATTTTatagacaataataaaaatatatgctgTACATCATCAAAAAGGTTCTCAAGTATGTCAGACGTATTGCACGGCTAATTGGATTCAATTATTATAAcctaaaatgaaacaaaataaaaaattataaagaaacTAAACTGAGTATACTCAAAAGGCTTTTAAAATGATGCTCCGCTGTTTTGTGTGCTTTTATAGCAAAACTGGATGCGAAATCTCTTCCATATAGTTTATTTgagcattttttacattttttttttttgccattttataGCCATAACACTGGTGTGTATAATTCCCTCAACGCTGTGCAAAAAAAACGCTTGGCATACCAATAATGCAGCAGCACCGAATGGCTTGGgttgtgttattatttttgtgcaAGAGCTTTTGACCccctcagctttttttttccgaattatttaaaaataaaccgTAACCCACTGGAGCTCCTTGGAGGCTGGTAGGTTTTTGCAATagcgaaaaaaaaacaacaaacaaatggcGGGACGAAGTTAGAGCGACTCTGAGCCCTGAACTACTGCACATCTTGACAATCTATACAGATTGTCAAGTCTCGGGCCGTGTGCGTATCGGAGCAGGAAACGATAGCCGTCGGCGTTTATTGCGTAATCGTCATTATCGCAAATCTTTCAAATGTAGGTCAGGAGTTTGAGGTCTAGCCATCATCCTGAAACCGAGACAggacaaatggaaaaaaaatgaaacaaagcaGGATTGAGCTCGGAAAAAAACTCATCCAGACTGAGGATGAGCAGAAGCAGCTGTCGTTTATTAGGTAAGAGGAGAAAAGATGCTTTGTAGCCAGTGGTCTTCCGTGACTGAAGCATGTACCAAAGCCAAACGTGGCCTCCTGAGATGCCTGCTTGCTtttctcccatgacccagatccaatgagtctctctctctctctctctctctctctctctctctctctctctccctccctcccatcCTCTTTTTCTGGTTGGGTTGCGCAATGCAGCTCACTCTGTGCCCTGCCCAAGTACATACTGCCTGGCTGCCTGtcgcgaacacacacacacacacacacacacacacacacactctttctatCTTGCTCCGAACCCATACATCCTTTCCTCCTCATCTCtcgtctttctctttctatttccctctctccatctctctcagcCCATCCTCCTCTTTCCTCACTTGTCCCTTTGTAACAGCTCATTGTCAACAGCCCGGGATTAAGAGCGTTGGACTACCCTGTTGCTAGGCAACAGTTACTGTGACGACCcgctcctttttctttttttccgtATAGGAGggatgggtaaaaaaaaaataaaggaggatcaatggggaaaaaaaggacgTGCGCTATGACTGAGCCCGGAGTGTACACGCGTCATTAGATTCTAATTATTGTCCAGGCATTCAAAGCTtgaattgtgttattttttccTGCACAACTTGAAATCACAGGTCTCGCTTTACACCTGCCACTGTcacactttttactcaaatctCTTCTCAGGCTAAAGACTCTCACAAGTCATGACtccctgcctaatattgtgttggtcccccttttgctgcaaaaCAGTCGCGACCCGTCGAGTATTAACATCTTCAGCGGTTTGATTTACAggaactcgtctgttggatcggaccacacagaccagccttcgctccctacGTGCATCAATCAGCGaccctgttcaccactgttccttccttggagcacttttgaagatactgaccactgcagactgggaacagcccacaagagctgcggtTTTTGGAGACCCAGTTGTCCAGCCGTCACAATTTGAcccttgtcaaacttgctcaaatccttacacttgcccatttttcctgcttccaacacatcaactttgttCACTTGCTGGTGCCATGATAAATAGATAATCAGTGTGATTTTaattcactggtcataatgttatgtttgGTCAGCATATAAGTGGTAGGAAGGgggagaagtggtagctcagtcgTTAAAGACATTGGCTTCTGGATCGGAAGGTctcaagttcaaatcccagcactgccaaagCTACCATTGCAGggaccctcaactgcttagttttAAGTTGTTCTGTATAAGGGTGTCTGGcaaataccataaatataaacagttgTACAGAAGACTGtttatacacaattatttacaaattattaataattaacgACATTTTCTGTACATTTAAGGCTTTTGAGAAGCAAATGaggggttaagtgccttgcccgagggcccaacagtggtacCATAGGTGGCGCTGGGATGTGAATTAGGAAATCTCAACCACTTCCCCATTGCACAAAGCTCAAATCCTTGCACTGCCATGCTTTAGCAGGACCATTTAACCCCCTTGCTGATCAATAGTTTTTTGTGTCAATTGTAAATCAGCAAAATTAACTGCCCTGGAGCTCTGAGGTGACCTTGCTTAAGAGCACCAAGAAGAAGCTTGGCAacaccagggcttgaacccccaacatTCCGAACAGTCACCCagagcctcaaccactgagccaccacctaCCCCAGATATAGCAAATGCAGAAGTTAATACatattactgtacatatttaaacattagCAATCGACCCAACGAATTAAATGTTGCTATTGGTAGATTATCACTTTATGCCTTCATGCCAACACTTCAGGGTTTATGAGGTGTGGGAATAACAGGTAGTGGGAATAGGAGATCCAAATGAATTTATTCATGCCCCCAAAGTTGGAAGCCaattatatacaaacattggACTGTAGACTGTAGTACTGCTCAAACAATCCAGATATTCACAAGACAGCTCTTGCTCCACTTTAATCTTAAAAGAGGTGACGAATCATTCGTGTAATATTCTCACGAAAAAAGAGGCCTGTAGCAACGTTGTGCACTCATCGGCCGGGTTAAAATTAACACGTATGACTCACGTTAAAAGGCGGACCAAACCGGCATTTAACTGCGAGATAAGGACACAGAGTGCGAAATCATTTCAGAAGGAAAACCGCCGGCTTTCCCACAGTCCCTCACTCTGATCATCAATAAATCAATTTCGGCCCGTCTCCCAACTTCTCTCGAACAAAGCAGAAAGGGGCATTGAAAACTTTTTTCACATCTGTGATATCCCACGGTGCCAAAGCTGCTAAGTCTCGCAGGTACACCCTAACACTTTGCACTGTGAACTCAATTATCACTCTTGTACATATTACTCCCCTTGTGGCTCACAGAAAACTTATTTTTAACTTTCAAACATTAATTGATAAACTAGGTTAATAAGACACTTCGGTTTTCTTGTCAAGGAACAAAGAAATCTTCCGATAACCGTCTTCAAACGAAAGAAATGAGCGATAAAGTACAAGGTCTGCGATCAGGCCCTCCTCGAACACACCTTTATTGAACCGCCGAGTAAACCCGTATCAGATTTAGCACATGCAATGTAAATATCACCTGCAAAAGACCGGGCACACTATTGCCGGCTCTTGTAAGAGTCATGAGCGTGAGAGCGGAACACTGCGAACAGGATATATGAAATGAGGCTGATAAAGCTTTGTGGGTAAGCAGCAGGATGGATTTACTATGATGACAACGAGGCCCGGTGCCTGTGAGGGTACGCTCCTTTGGCTGTGTTTAAATTCCCTGTGTGGTTTTAGCTGAGCCCATCCAAAATTTAATGCGTGCTGACTAGCGTTATTGCATCGCAAGCCAATCCGTTTTGTGACCCTATGCCTAAAATTTTGGCGTAACGTAATTTGGAAACGTTCTTACCGTCTGGTTGTCTTCATAAAGCTTGAGGTCGTAGCCGCTAAGCTCCACACAAAATATAATCGCAGTTACACCCTCAAAGCAGTGGATCCACTTCTTTCTTTCGGAACGCTGCCCACCCACATCTACCATCTTGAAAGTGAGCTCTTTGAAAGTAAACTTGTTCTCGACAATGCCGGTGGTCATGTCACGGGAACGCAGGATGTCCTCGACCGTCGGGATGTACTCAAGGGATGAGATTCTGTCCAGGTCGTTCAGGTAGTAGGCAGTGTTGTCCTCAAGGTGATACTCGTTGGAGCGCTGGAAACACTCCTGAACACCTGAATCGGCCCACAAGCGTTTCATCACACCGAGTAGTTCGGGCGTGATCTCGCCCTTGCTCTCGGCAGGACCAGTTAGGGCAAAGAGTTGGACGGCATCGTAGGCTCGGTCGGGGTTGTGGAAGTCGATCTTGAGCGTTGCGAGAGCCCGGATTATGCGTGTGAGCGAATCGATGGCATTGTAAAGAATCAGAGGTTTGTATTCCTTGCAGGCTTCCAGATTGAACCCACCACTGTGGATAATCTTCATTTGCTTGACAATGGTGCTCTTGCCCGAGTTGCTTGTGCCGAGGAGGAGCAGTTTGATCTCGCGCCGCTGCCGCTGGCTCTCGGAGCGAAGGTGCCGGTCGATGCGCCTCGAGCGCCTGGCTGCTTCTTTTTCCTCCGAACTTTGCCGGCACCCCATTGTCACTTACGGGTAtacaacacacacgcactccaCAATATCCAGAAGGTACAGGCTACAcccacaaagcaaaacaaggtcCAAAGGTGAGGTTTAGAAAGAAACCAAGGAAATCCAGGAAAACTGGCCAATCTTGGTGGCACAGCCCCAGTCCAAAGAGAAGAGGCAGGCCTATAAATTTGCCAAGTCAATTTCAGCTACTTTCATGTTCCAAGTTTAAAAGTTTGTGTTTTCGGTGTGGTCAACTTCCACAAACTGGCATCCTTCGCTACTAGAACATTCTGCAAGAATACCGACTCCAACCCTGGTTCACGAACTCAACTTCCTTTTTATATCCCAGTTGCTGGGGGGTTATACCAGGGGACACCCCCCCAGAAAGTGATGGTTAAACTTAGCCTGGCAgtgcagaaagaaagagtgtAACTCAAGCGAAAGCGCCACTACGTCCACCCACGTGTTACAAAATGAGCGATCCTCAGTGTTCCATGAGACTCGATCATCGAATGTTATTCAACACTCCTTCTGTTCttacttcttttcttttacagctGGTCAAACCTCATTCTCtgtacacacatctacacactgTTCAGACCTCTGGGCACCAGATTGTCCCACTGTTTCTTCGTTGCATAAGCCAACACTTCTCATGCAGCCAAAGGCAGGGGTTCCTGAAAGATAAATAAGAGTCACATATTAGATTTCATGGCAAGCAAACAGAACATGTGTAGTAAAAAGCAGTGTTTAAAATAACACAACAGGGTGAGTTAGGAGTGCTTGCGGTCGTTCGTGTGGCATGGTTGGTTTTGAACGTCGAGAATCTCGTGAGAATTTGGTGTAAACCCGCGATTTGTGTTTCCAAACACTTTTTTGAATGACTGCTGATTCCGAAGATCTCTTTTATATCAATTCTATAATGGATATCAGTGAGAATTTTCTGGCAGTATCGAgagttttttctattttattcagaaaaaaaacctcctgctgtttgatctttttttatgtcacaGAGGCAGATTATATTCAGAGTAGCATTTCTGTAGTGTCTGGGGTTTTCAACACTGTAATTCACAATGGCGGTGTGAGACCTATTATGAACCTGTATGCAAATATGAATATTGTATAACACAcccgtgcgcgcacacacacacacacacacacacacacacacactgttcagagTTTTTTCTCTGCAAACAATGACACATGAATTACAAAAGAAGAATAAACAGGCACATACTAAATACACCTCTGTGTATGCGAAAGTGAACCATTTAAATCCAGGGCagccaaaaacacacaactacacacacacacacacacacacacacttcactgttCCCATTCAGTCCAGACCTAGCTACCATGCTATTTGTTTTCTAGCTTTCACTGTGTATTCTCTTTCTATGTGTTTACTTATTCCTCCTAAATTCTGCATGCTTGTGTTGCCCCAAAGTGaatcagtgcacacacacacctacacacacacacacacacacacacacacacacagagccagaCAGGGTGTGAAACGAAAACAGATGTTGAATGAACGTCCTTGCCGTTAGACATCACTTTTCCACCCCATTGGCTTCTCCAACAACCAGACGCTAAGCTAAATGAAATAATGCTAAGATAGCTAGCTTTCCTGACTTTTTGCTAACATGTCTCTTGCAAGCCTTACGTCCGAGGTTGCATTTCAGGAAGGCGCTACTGCAGCGTGCTACTAGCGTGCCAAAGAGAAATATAACACAGcactacaaaacacaacacaacaagcAATCATCTTCACACAGGACAAATCAGGAGCGTTGAAACCATAAGAAAGCGATGCTCCTGAGGTCtttagcatgacattttttttcccttcacttgaactaggagactaaAAACCTATTCCAGGATGACagcatggtttggagaggacgATCTCCTGGTATAGAGCTTTGACTGGACCCCAGGCGTCCTCACTTCACCCACATCAGTTCCTGTAATGTTTCAgtctttactttctctctccacTGTTTCTGTCTCTACTACTGTATTTGCCTCTACTATccttatctgtctctctgtctccgtCACTAGTGTTTCTGTCTCAACTTTCTATGTCTGTACTGTTTCTGTCCCTACTATATGTCTCAACTGTTTTTGTCAATACTATTTTTCTCAACTGCTTTTGTCCATACTATTCGTCTCAACTGTTTTTGTCCCTACTATTTTTTTCAACTGTTTTTGTCCCTACTATTTGTCCCAACTGTTTTTGTCCCTACTATTTGTCTCGACTGCTTTTGTCCCTACTATTTTTCTCAACTGTTTTTGTCCCTACTATTTGTCTCAACTGTTTTTGTCCCTACTATTTGTCTCAATTGTTTCTGTCTCTACTGTCCATATCTCCAatatttctgtctctgtcttttccTCTCTGCTGTTACCATCTCTGCTGTCTCTATCTccactgtttctgtttctgtctctagtgtttctgtcttttctgtttctctccgTATTGTCTCTGTCTCTTATGTCTGCGTTATTACCGACTCTACTGGCTCTGtctgtagtgtttctctctACTGTCTCTATCTCTACTATTTGTCTCTGCTATCTCCGGTGTCTCTGTTGTCTGTAGTGTCTCTATCTCTACTGTCTCTGTTTCTACCTTCTCTGTCTCAAGTGTTTTTGTCTCCAATGTTTCTGTCTATGTTTCTATTATTTGTCTCTACTGTGTCTGTCTAATGTCTCTGTCTGCACTATTCCTGTCTCTACTGTCTCTGTCTTTGCTGTTTCTGTCTCTTTAGGCTCTATTTCTACTGTTTtagtttcaattcaattcaaagtTTATTTCagtagcacttttcacaatggacagcCTTGTTTGTCTTCACTGTTTCATTATTTGTCCCTCTAATGTTCCTGTCTACACGATTCCTATCTCTACTGTCTCAGTCTGTACTATTTGTCTTTTTACTACCTCTGATTGTACTGTCTCTATCTCCagtgtttctgtctctgtctatacTGGCTCTATTTGTACTGTCTCTGATATAGATATCTATACTTGGACACACCGAGTATAGATCGTCTTAACGAttccataaaatataaaatattccaGCAGGTTTccaaactaaataattaaaccCTCCGAACACTGCAGCCTTGTTATACATCATTTAATATCATAAATTAATTGTACTTCATTCCTGTGCAGActggaagaaagaagaaaaaaaaaaagaaaagcaatcaCAGTGTTGTGAAAATTTCATTCTGTTctgtgagaagaagaaaaaacaaaaaaaaacagcacctgTTCACACAGTAGACTTTCGAAAGccttttttcagcttctccggGACGTGAAAAAGCATCGAATTCGCAGCAAATGGACGTCTTTGACTAATTAATGACGCAGGAAATACgtttatttcagcatatttatGATTCATCTAAGTTTTGTTTCTGTCTCTATTGTTTCTGTCTCTCGTTTCTCTGTCTCCTGTGTCTGTCTCTATTGTTTCTCCTGTCTGTAATATTTCCGTCTCTAATATTTGTGTCTCACGTGCCCCTGTCTATTGTTTCTGTCTCAACTGTCTATATCTGTATAATTTGTGTCTCACATGTCTCTGTCTCGATTCTTTTTGTCTGTACTATTTCTATCTCTAATGGCTCTTCTATCTCTTAATTGCTTCGTCCTCTAGTGTCGCTGTCTGTACTGTTTCTGTCTCTACTGttgattattgtttttgtctctACAGTTTGTGTCTCTGTCTTAATTGCTTCTTTCTCTActgtctctttctgttctcTCTCCTGTCCCTGTCTCTACTCCCTGTACTATTTCTGTCTCTACTATTTGTGTCTCACATGCCACTGTCTATTGTTTCTGACTCTATCTGTATGATTTCTGTCTCAACTGTTAGGGTCTCTACTTTCTCTGTCTCTACCCTCTGTCCaccatctttatctttattgcTTCTGTCTCTAGCTGtattatttctgtctttacTGTCGTTTTTGTCTTTCTACTGTCTCTGTCTCAAATGTCTCTGTCTGTACTATTTCTATCCTGTCTCTCCTATCTCTTACTTTGTTGCTCGTCCTGTAGTGTCTcggtctgtactgtttgtctctAATGTTT encodes:
- the gnaz gene encoding guanine nucleotide-binding protein G(z) subunit alpha produces the protein MGCRQSSEEKEAARRSRRIDRHLRSESQRQRREIKLLLLGTSNSGKSTIVKQMKIIHSGGFNLEACKEYKPLILYNAIDSLTRIIRALATLKIDFHNPDRAYDAVQLFALTGPAESKGEITPELLGVMKRLWADSGVQECFQRSNEYHLEDNTAYYLNDLDRISSLEYIPTVEDILRSRDMTTGIVENKFTFKELTFKMVDVGGQRSERKKWIHCFEGVTAIIFCVELSGYDLKLYEDNQTSRMAESLRLFDSICNNNWFTNTSLILFLNKKDLLAEKIKRIPLTVCFADYKGQNTYEEAAVYVQRQFEDLNRNKETKEIYSHFTCATDTSNIQFVFDAVTDVIIQNNLKYIGLC